In Candidatus Krumholzibacteriia bacterium, the DNA window CTTCATCTTCGGCACGCCGCTGGCCACCGAGATCGACGCCGGCTTCGTGCCCATGCGCAAGCCCGGCAAGCTGCCCTTCACCAAGCTGTCGCGCAGCTACCTGCTCGAGTACGGCGAGGCCACTCTCGAGCTCCACACCGACGCCATCGAGAAGGGCGACCGCGTGGTCATCGTCGACGATCTGCTCGCCACCGGCGGCACCGCCCGCGCCGCGGCCGAGCTGGTGGAGGAGGCCGGCGGCGAGATCGTCTCGCTGCTCTTCGTGATCGAGCTGCTCGGACTGGACGGCCGCGCCGCCCTCGGCGATCGTCGCGTCGAGGTGCTGATGCCGATGGGGGCGGACGGGGACTGAGGTCTCGTTCGTCGCCGTGGCACGGGTGCCCGTGGTCGTGTCCGCGGCTCCGTTGCCTTCCGGCCCGCTGGGGCCCCCGTAGCTCAGGTGGATAGAGCACCGGTTTCCTAAACCGGGTGTCGCAGGTTCGAGTCCTGCCGGGGGCACCATGTTTCCCAAGGGGTTACGGCGGTCGGGGGTGCGGTGAACCGCGGTCGTCGGGCCGTGGGGGACCACTGGGGGTCACCTTTTCGCGAGCTACGTTCCGGGGATCCCTCGACGCGGATTCCCCGCTTCCGGATGGACCGACCCGACCGTCGTCGGCCGACGCGCCCGGGATCCGGACGTTCGCGTTCGAGGCGAGGCCCCACCGGCTCGCGCCGATCGATGCCTGGCTGCGATCGGCGGCCGACCCCGCACGGCGTCGGTGTCCGCGCGCGTGACGGCTGGGGATGTTCCGCGGGGGAAAGCCGGTTGCCACTTCCGCGGCGGAAGTGACCAGCGCGCGTGACACGAGAACACCACCCACCGACGCCCCTCGACGTCACCTCCGCGCCGCGTCCAGCTTCCCCCGGACCTCGGCCGCCCAGCCGGTGACGACCTCGATGTCGCCGCGCGAGGGGTTCTCGACCATGATGAACTCCTCGGCGTCGTCGGTGTTCATCAGCTCGTACTGACGGTACCAGCGGTACTGGAGATAGCCGCCGGCGAAGAGCGTCTGGCGCGAGGTCACGCGGACACCGTCGGCGGTGTCGATCGTCGCGGCGATCATGGCGTTGCCGTCCTGGTAGAAGATCTCGTCGCCGTCGTCGGACCAGGTCGGACTGGTGCCACCGTCGGCGGAGATCTGGACGCGTCCGCCCGCGCGCGGGAAGGAGGTCAC includes these proteins:
- a CDS encoding adenine phosphoribosyltransferase, with translation MDLRSYVRSIPDFPIPGILFRDITPMLADSGALRESVQQLVRAVDGQPVDKVIGIESRGFIFGTPLATEIDAGFVPMRKPGKLPFTKLSRSYLLEYGEATLELHTDAIEKGDRVVIVDDLLATGGTARAAAELVEEAGGEIVSLLFVIELLGLDGRAALGDRRVEVLMPMGADGD